ATGCGATCTCACGCAGAGGCGCGGAGTTCGCAGAGAAAGAAAAAATAATAAGGTGTAGGTCGGACTTCCAGTCCGACAGCAGTGGAGGCTCCGACGTGTCGGACTGGAAGTCCGACCTACACCCGTATCAGGGCTGCGTGCCGTTGGCTTCCGCTGGTTTTCGGACACGGAACACCATCCTTCTGCGGCTCTGCGTGAATCCGCCTTTGTCTTTCCTTTGCCGTCCCTTGGCGCGCTTGGCGTCTTGGCGAGAACCCTTCAGTAAAACGCCTCCACTGTCACAAGATTGAATCCGAGTGACACGGCATTCAGGTCTGGCAGCGCGGGCAGTACACGGTCGCGCGCTGGCCAAGCCGGCGGGTGCGCAGGGTGGTGCCGCAGCGGCGGCAGGGCGCGCCGGCGCGGCCGTAGACGGCGAGTGAGATCCGGAAGTACCCGGGTGCGCCCGATGCGCTGGTGAAGTCGCGCAGTGTGGTCCCGCCCTTCTCGATCGCTTCTGCGAGTACCCGTTTGATCGCCTGCGCGAGTGCCCGGTAGCGCGCCCGGCCGACCCGTCCGGCGGCACGGGCGGGGTGGATTCCCGCATCGAACAGGGCCTCGGCCGCGTAGATGTTGCCGACGCCCACGACGATCCGGCCGTCCATGATGAAATCCTTGACCGATCGGCGCCGGCCGCGGGAGCGCTCGTAGAGGTAATCGCCGTCGAAGGCCGTATCGAGCGGCTCCGGCCCGAGCCCCGCGAGCAGGGCGGGATCGGGCGCGTCGGCGTCGAACCAGAGCACCGAGCCGAAGCGCCGCGGATCCCGCAGCCGCAGACACGCATCCCCATCGAAAAGGATGTCCACATGGTCGTGAATGGCGGCCGGTGTGTCGGGTGGCACGACACGGAGGCTGCCCGACATCCCCAGGTGCAGCATCAACGTCCCGCGGGCCGTGCGCAGGAGGAGGTATTTGGCGCGGCGCTCCACCGCCGTCACCGTTGTGCCCGTCAGCGCGTCCAGCGCCGCGACCGGTACCGGCCAGCGCAGCCGCGGTTCGCGCACCGTGACGCCCCGGATCGCGCGGCCCTCGATATGTGGCGCGATTCCGCGTCGGGTGGTCTCGACCTCGGGCAGTTCGGGCATGGGCTTTTGGTCTTTCTGGCAGTGGGGCCGCGCTACGGCGCGCTCCGCGTCAGGACGATTCAGCGTCCGGTTCGTTGGCCGGCGGGGCCAGCAGGCGCTGCGCGTCCCCGGCGCCGATCTCGAGCCCGTAGTCGGCGCCCGTGGGTACGAGGACCAGCGCCGGCTCGCGGGCGGCGATCCGCCACTCCATGATCGCGCCGTCGGTCGCGATCCGGATCCGCCCCAGATCGGCAGCGGGGGGATCGAGCACGAAACCACTGGCGCGCGCAGCCCGCCAGCGCGCCGCCCAGGCGCCGGCGTCACCGCTGCCCCGCATGAGGTCCCAGGCTTCCCCGTCGGCGCTCAAGCGTGCCTCGGCGCGCGGCGTGGCGATCCGTCGCGGCGAGGTCCCGGTGCCGAGTACGCCGGGGGCCGCCAGTCCGTCCAGGCCCCGTTTCATCAGGGGCCAGAACTGATCCGGCAGCAGGCAGAACCGGTCGCCCGTGCGCACGTAGCGGCGGCCGTCAGCGGCGCGATCGCCAAACTCGACCGTCAAGGCGTCCGCCTGCATGCGCAGGTGCGGGTGCTTCAGCCCGAATTCGGCGGGGTCGTGTTCGGCCACTGGATAACAGCTTCGTGCCGGGGCCGTGAGCACCGTCAGCGCGGTCACGACGCGTCCGTCGCGGGCCGCGCGCTCGATCGGTTCGGTGACGTGCCAGCCGTCGCGCCGCCGCTCCAGCCGCAGCGATGCGCGTGCTTCGCGCGGGAATGCCAGTGTCAGCGTCTGGACATCGGCGGGCGTGAGTGTAGTGAGTGGCGGTGGTCCGCTGTCGGTTTGCCCGGCAAACCACGCGGCGCCGGCGCCGGCAACGATGGCGACGGCCAGGACGAGGTTCAGGGACCGGCGCAGACGCAAGAGCGATTCTCCTCAGCGCCGCCGCCGGCGCCAGCCGATCACCAGGCCGGTCGTGAGCAGCGCGAGCGGGAGGATCAGCAGGAAACCGAAACCGAGCACGATGACGGCCGTCCGCGAGAGATCGACCCGCGTATCCGGGGCGACATCGGGCGGGATGCTGATATGGGCGCGGTCGCCGACGAGCCAGTTGACGAGGCGCATGCCGAGGTCGAGATTGACGCCGTTGCCGATGTACGCGTTCGAGAGGAAGTCGCCATCGCCGATGACGGCGAAGCGCTGCCCGCCGGTGGGTGGTTCGTCGCCTTCGGCCGGTGGTCCGCGGCGGCCGGCCCATCCGAGCGTGAGCGGGCCCCGGGTCTCACCGGCATCGCGATCGAAATCGATCTCCCCCTCGATCGGACCGGTCTCGGTCCAGCTCTGTTCGCGCGTGCGCAGGAGCGCGCTGTGGCGCCAGCCGCCGCTGGCGTTGGGTGTCAACGCGACCGCCTGCGGGAACAGGGACAACTGATCGAGCCCGTCGACGACGGGATGGTCGCCATAGTCGCTGATCACCGCGAAGTCCGGCGTGTCCGTGCCGAAAAGCTGCGCCCCGGCGTCGACGACCACCCCTTCGTGGCGGCGTATACCCAGATCCTCGGCGAGCCCGTTGAGGCGATCGCCGTGCTCGGGCTCGGTCAGCCAAAGCAGATGGCCGCCTGCCTGGACGTACTGGCGGACGCGGGCGAGTTCGCCCGGCAGGTAGTCTGATTGTGGACTGGCGATGACCAGCAGATCGGTGTTGTCGGGGATATGCGGCATGCGCGCCAGCTGCAGCGTCTGGACCCGGAAACCGCGCTCGCGCAGGCGCTCGCCGAAGCCCCCGAGATCCGCGTTGCCCTCGCCGTGCGGCTTGCGCTCGCCATGCCCTTCCAGGAACACGACCCAGCGTTCCGCATCGCGCGCGAGGCGGGCCAGGGCGCTGGTGATGCTTTGCTCGCTGATACGCTGCAGCCGTTCCTCACGGCCGCCGTGGCGCACGATCAGTTCGCCCCCCTGGCGAATGCCAAGCTCCCGGGCCAGGGCCGGGTTGGTCTCCGGATTCACGAACTCGAGCTTCACGTCGACGCCGGCGCGGCGATAGCGCTCGACCAGATCGCGGATGCTGCGCCGCGTGACCGGTTGTGGCCCGAGATACACGGTCATCTCGACCGGGCCTTCGACCAGTTCGATCACCTCATGGCTCTTCGTCGTCAGCGTATTGCGCGCGGTCTGGGTCCAGTCGGCGGTATAGCGCCAACTCTGCGCCAGCCAGGCGAGGATGCCGACGAACGCCAATACCAGCACCACGAACAGCAGGTTCTGCAGACGCAGGCGGCGGCGGTTGCGGTGGTCCAGGCGCATCGATACTCCGGCTCAGCGCTGCAGGCGATCGTTGTCGAGCCGGCGGACCGCGAGGGTCACGAACAGCCCGGCGAAGAGGACGAAGAAGACGGCCGCGGCGCTGTCGAGCAACCCGGTCAGGAACGGGTCCAGATGGGTCGCCGGCGCGGGCCAGCCAAGCAGTGCGGACCACGGGGGGCCGAGTGTGCGACCCCATTCGCCGAGCAGCAGCAGGGCCAGCAGGATCCCGAGTGTCGCGGTTGCCGCGATGGTCGGTTCGCGCGTGAGAGTCGAGAGCCACAGCCCGAGGGCGCCGGCGCCGGCGACAAAGAGGAAATGTCCCGTGATCGCCAGTGCCAGCGCCCCACCGTCCAGATCCGTGAACAGGGTCAGCGAGAGGGGCATCAGCGCGGTCAGGGCCACCATGGCCAGCAGCATCCCGAGCAGGCCGAGGAATTTGCCGGTGATGATTTCCAGCGTCGATACCGGTGCGCCCAACAGCAGCGGCAGTGTGCCCTGACGGCGTTCGCCGGCGATCAACTGCATGGTCAGCAGAGGGATGGCGAACACGTGGATCATCGCCGCCGCCCCGTACAGGCGTGGCACCAGAAAGGCGGTCACGCCCGGTCCGGCACCGGACTCGATCAGCTTCGGCTGCACCTGGAGATAGCTCTCGAGGTGGAGCAGGAAGATGAAACCGGTGACCAGCTGCGCGGCCGCCAGGACGACCCACGCGGTCGGCGAGCGGAACAGCCCGGCGAGTTCACGGCCGGCGATGGTGAGAATCGTCATGCGTTCACCTCCGCCATGTCCGTGCTCGTGAGCTCGACGAACAACTGCTCCAGCGAAGCCCGGTCCGCCGTCATCTCGAGCAGCCCCCATTCGGCATGGACGGCGGTCTCGGCGAACCGCTCCGGTGCGTCGCGCTTCGGATCGAGCGTCAGCCGCAGGCGCCCCGGGGCGAGGTGCTCGACGCCGGTCACACCGTCGATCGCGCGCAGGTCGCCGTCTCTCGGGGCGCGGCGCAGGGTAACCGTGATCCGTTCGATGGCCGAATCGTCAGTGAATGCGCTCATGGGACCACCATGCAGAATGCGGCCCTGATGCATGATCGCGACCCGCGAGCACAGCGCCTGGACCTCCGGCAGGATGTGGGTCGAGAGGATGATCCCGTGCTCCCGGCCGAGATCGGCGATCAGGCCGCGGATGGCGCGGATCTGGATCGGATCGAGTCCGACCGTGGGTTCGTCCAGCACGATGGCCGCCGGGTCATGGACGATCGCCTGGGCAA
This genomic window from Halofilum ochraceum contains:
- the mutM gene encoding bifunctional DNA-formamidopyrimidine glycosylase/DNA-(apurinic or apyrimidinic site) lyase, whose amino-acid sequence is MPELPEVETTRRGIAPHIEGRAIRGVTVREPRLRWPVPVAALDALTGTTVTAVERRAKYLLLRTARGTLMLHLGMSGSLRVVPPDTPAAIHDHVDILFDGDACLRLRDPRRFGSVLWFDADAPDPALLAGLGPEPLDTAFDGDYLYERSRGRRRSVKDFIMDGRIVVGVGNIYAAEALFDAGIHPARAAGRVGRARYRALAQAIKRVLAEAIEKGGTTLRDFTSASGAPGYFRISLAVYGRAGAPCRRCGTTLRTRRLGQRATVYCPRCQT
- a CDS encoding GldG family protein: MRLDHRNRRRLRLQNLLFVVLVLAFVGILAWLAQSWRYTADWTQTARNTLTTKSHEVIELVEGPVEMTVYLGPQPVTRRSIRDLVERYRRAGVDVKLEFVNPETNPALARELGIRQGGELIVRHGGREERLQRISEQSITSALARLARDAERWVVFLEGHGERKPHGEGNADLGGFGERLRERGFRVQTLQLARMPHIPDNTDLLVIASPQSDYLPGELARVRQYVQAGGHLLWLTEPEHGDRLNGLAEDLGIRRHEGVVVDAGAQLFGTDTPDFAVISDYGDHPVVDGLDQLSLFPQAVALTPNASGGWRHSALLRTREQSWTETGPIEGEIDFDRDAGETRGPLTLGWAGRRGPPAEGDEPPTGGQRFAVIGDGDFLSNAYIGNGVNLDLGMRLVNWLVGDRAHISIPPDVAPDTRVDLSRTAVIVLGFGFLLILPLALLTTGLVIGWRRRRR
- a CDS encoding ABC transporter permease — translated: MTILTIAGRELAGLFRSPTAWVVLAAAQLVTGFIFLLHLESYLQVQPKLIESGAGPGVTAFLVPRLYGAAAMIHVFAIPLLTMQLIAGERRQGTLPLLLGAPVSTLEIITGKFLGLLGMLLAMVALTALMPLSLTLFTDLDGGALALAITGHFLFVAGAGALGLWLSTLTREPTIAATATLGILLALLLLGEWGRTLGPPWSALLGWPAPATHLDPFLTGLLDSAAAVFFVLFAGLFVTLAVRRLDNDRLQR
- a CDS encoding ABC transporter ATP-binding protein, whose amino-acid sequence is MPDTTPLIDATGLCRDYGALRAVDAVDLRLERGEIVGLLGQNGAGKTSTMDMLCGVLAPTAGAIAIDGVDLLESPRTAKRALGYLPEQPPLYPDMSVRGYLAFAAALHGVPRAGRDDAADRAMSLCGLTEVAHRPIGNLSKGYRQRVGIAQAIVHDPAAIVLDEPTVGLDPIQIRAIRGLIADLGREHGIILSTHILPEVQALCSRVAIMHQGRILHGGPMSAFTDDSAIERITVTLRRAPRDGDLRAIDGVTGVEHLAPGRLRLTLDPKRDAPERFAETAVHAEWGLLEMTADRASLEQLFVELTSTDMAEVNA